One window of the Xenopus tropicalis strain Nigerian chromosome 10, UCB_Xtro_10.0, whole genome shotgun sequence genome contains the following:
- the epn3 gene encoding epsin-3 has product MATSSIRRQVKNIVHNYSEAEVKVREATSNDPWGPSTSLMSEISLMTHHAEAFPEVMIMIWKRLNDSGKNWRHVYKALTLLDYLIKNGSKKVVEECNENIHSVQTLKDFQFLDRDGKDQGINVREKAKQIVSLLKDEERLKQERIQAKNTRRRISQGVNAISTRKISFSQAASGTCSDLSPDLEQARPQSSGEEELQLQLALAMSREEAEKKKVPSAPDEEEEQQIQAALNQSKEEYEKQIRLAQGEKSLLEKALNQFQPSSEYHELEAVRKPEKSETHLLDLVDVFGPAPSASTDPWNSVSLLTPNNGPTRSASFGSLYPTWATTANGASATGSSSLPWDTPSLSTQLREDQTSQSIIFGSESSAGLKKPTIVVKSPASDPWGDSLPSPDGNTFKSSSMPESPFELDLFGEVVSTTKSNPDSLDLKALEDSLDDDKANTRCRTPESFLDPAARSLVNLDSLIPGAGFSAKNRNPFASGRNAPAPNNLSQLGEQKLSLNQMRTTSPEPGAAAPLIPVQNVSTMPAISMGPIPNTLPAFSTGPGFVMPTSNQLLMPLYGHPAALGIPPSLSVPLHQVPALHQVPITLPPPIQPQFSQGGNNPFL; this is encoded by the exons atgGCCACATCATCCATACGGCGTCAAGTAAAGAACATCGTACACAATTACTCGGAAGCAGAAGTCAAGGTTCGAGAAGCCACTTCCAATGACCCATGGGGTCCATCTACGTCCCTCATGTCTGAGATTTCTCTCATGACGCACCACGCCGAAGCCTTCCCCGAGGTAATGATTATGATTTGGAAGAGGCTGAACGACAGTGGGAAGAACTGGCGCCACGTGTACAAAGCTCTCACCCTCCTGGATTATCTTATAAAGAATGGGTCGAAGAAGGTGGTAGAGGAATGCAATGAGAATATCCACTCTGTACAGACACTGAAGGACTTTCAGTTTCTAGATCGCGATGGAAAGGATCAAGGTATCAATGTGCGGGAAAAGGCGAAGCAAATTGTCTCCTTGCTGAAAGATGAGGAAAGACTGAAACAAGAGAGAATACAAGCGAAGAACACGAGGAGGAGGATATCACAAGGGGTCAATGCCATTAGCACCCGAAAGATAAGCTTTAGTCAAG CTGCTTCCGGCACTTGTTCAGACCTCTCACCGGATTTAGAACAAGCCAGACCCCAGAGCAGTGGTGAGGAAGAACTTCAGCTTCAGCTTGCACTTGCGATGAGCCGGGAAGAAGCTGAGAAG AAGAAGGTTCCTTCAGCCCCGGATGAAGAAGAAGAGCAGCAGATTCAAGCAGCTTTAAACCAGAGTAAAGAAGAATATGAAAAG caaattAGATTGGCTCAAGGTGAGAAATCCTTGCTTGAGAAGGCTCTGAACCAATTCCAACCATCTAGTGAATATCACGAATTGGAAGCAGTGAGGAAACCAGAGAAATCTGAG ACACATCTTTTGGATCTGGTCGATGTATTTGGTCCTGCACCATCAGCCTCTACAGACCCATGGAATTCTGTCTCTTTGCTGACTCCAAATAATGGCCCAACAAGATCAGCTTCATTTGGGTCCTTATATCCAACTTGGGCAACAACAGCAA ATGGAGCTTCAGCTACAGGTTCTTCCTCACTTCCTTGGGATACCCCTTCACTTAGCACCCAGCTTCGAGAGGATCAGACAAGCCAAAGCATCATTTTTGGCTCTGAATCATCGGCAGGTTTAAAGAAACCAACGATTGTAGTGAAGAGTCCTGCTTCTGATCCATGGGGGGACAGTCTTCCAA GCCCTGATGGCAACACCTTCAAGTCTTCCTCAATGCCTGAATCCCCTTTTG AACTAGATCTCTTTGGAGAAGTAGTATCTACCACAAAGTCAAACCCAGACAGCCTTGATTTAAAGGCTCTTGAAGACTCCCTTGATGATGACAAGGCCAATACTCGGTGCCGTACCCCAGAGTCCTTTTTAGACCCAGCTGCACGGTCGCTTGTCAATCTGGATAGTCTGATCCCTGGCGCAGGTTTTAGTGCCAAGAACAGGAACCCCTTTGCTTCTG GGCGCAACGCCCCAGCTCCTAACAACCTATCCCAACTTGGAGAGCAGAAACTCTCTCTAAACCAGATGAGAACCACCTCCCCAGAGCCAGGTGCAGCCGCACCACTAATACCAGTGCAGAATGTTTCTACCATGCCAGCCATCTCTATGGGACCCATACCGAACACCTTACCAGCTTTCTCTACAGGGCCTGGCTTTGTTATGCCAACTTCTAACCAGCTTCTGATGCCACTGTATGGCCATCCAGCTGCATTGGGAATTCCTCCCTCACTGAGTGTCCCACTCCATCAAGTGCCAGCTCTACACCAAGTGCCCATCACTCTACCACCACCAATACAGCCACAATTTTCCCAGGGTGGGAACAATCCTTTCCTGTGA
- the spata20 gene encoding spermatogenesis-associated protein 20 isoform X1 — MLRCVSGLCRARGVLPRATLGFCPSPRNPGHRRGKWRGGEIFEVCKMASGSTQTPTGRVNRLINEKSLYLQQHARNPVDWYPWGQEAFSRAAREMKPIFLSVGYSTCHWCHVMERESFEDEEIGRILNENFICVKVDREERPDIDKVYMTFLQATDSGGGWPMSVWLTPDLRPFVGGTYFPPEDGVRKVSFRTVLLRIVEQWKENRAFLCERSERILSVLQSSSGIDGAAEPPLSLPVQKLCFQQLERIFDEEYGGFGEFPKFPTPVNFSFLFCLWALSKGSPEGTQALHMAVHTLKWMMYGGIHDHIGKGFHRYSTDQTWHVPHFEKMLYDQAQLAVAYAEAFQISGKEIFSDAAHDILQYVLQNLSDDAGGFYSAEDADSLPNAQSKEKKEGAFATWTAKEIQQLLPDMEEANGNTFGDIFMHHYGMKEEGNVSASQDIHGELQGQNVLIVRSSLELTAAKFGLDVARVQTILSMCRDRLYKARRLRPPPQRDTKILASWNGLMLSGLARCGVILRDEEYIERAKLAASFLHENMYDLKSGILLRSFYKGHQPIADLVPGFLDDYAFMVRGLLDLYEACLDQFYLEWALQLQDRQDQLFWDAKGSGYFCSDASDSSILLRLKDDQDGAEPSGNSVSVVNLLRLACYTGRTEFTERSGQILAAFSERLLKVPASLPEMVRGNMIYHQTVKQVVVCGDKEDPNTRELLEAAQSMYVPNKVLILADRTQTSFLYSHLPFLLSLEQKDGKATAYVCENFTCSLPTTSPADLRTMLAPSGTQRSRPL, encoded by the exons ATGCTTCGCTGTGTGTCCGGCCTGTGCAGGGCAAGGGGGGTTCTGCCCCGGGCTACTCTGGGCTTCTGTCCGTCTCCGAGGAACCCCGGGCACCGCCGTGG GAAGTGGAGAGGAGGTGAGATATTTGAAGTATGCAAGATGGCTTCCGGCAGTACGCAGACGCCAACAGGCCGTGTTAATCGTCTTATCAATGAGAAGTCTCTGTACCTTCAGCAGCATGCACGGAACCCTGTGGACTG GTATCCGTGGGGTCAGGAGGCTTTTAGCAGGGCAGCCAGAGAGATGAAGCCAATATTTCTCTCGG TTGGCTATTCCACCTGCCACTGGTGCCACGTAATGGAGAGAGAATCGTTTGAGGATGAAGAGATTGGACGGATTCTAAATGAGAATTTCATCTGCGTGAAAGTAGATCGGGAGGAGAGGCCGGATATAGACAAGGTGTACATGACATTCCTACAG GCTACTGATAGTGGTGGCGGGTGGCCCATGAGTGTTTGGCTTACACCTGATCTCCGACCTTTTGTGGGCGGGACCTACTTCCCACCTGAAGACGGCGTGCGCAAGGTCAGCTTTCGGACTGTTCTGCTACGGATAGTTGAACAG TGGAAAGAAAACAGGGCCTTTCTATGTGAGAGAAGTGAGCGGATTCTTAGTGTACTACAGAGCAGCTCTGGTATCGACGGAGCAGCAGAGCCTCCACTGAGCCTCCCAGTGCAGAAACTCTGCTTCCAACAGCTGGAAAGAATATTCGATGAGGAGTATGGGGGTTTTGGAGAATTTCCCAAATTTCCCACCCCAG TGAATTTTAGCTTCCTTTTCTGTTTGTGGGCCTTAagtaaaggaagccctgaagggACTCAAGCTCTGCATATGGCAGTCCATACACTGAAATGGATGATGTACGGAGGTATCCATGATCATATTGGAAAG GGCTTTCATCGGTACTCCACTGACCAGACCTGGCATGTGCCTCACTTTGAGAAAATGCTGTATGATCAAGCCCAGTTAGCTGTAGCATATGCAGAAGCCTTTCAG ATATCTGGAAAGGAAATCTTTAGTGACGCTGCCCATGATATACTACAGTACGTGCTTCAAAATCTGAGTGATGAT GCTGGTGGGTTCTACAGCGCAGAGGATGCAGACTCGCTCCCAAATGCCCAGTCCAAGGAAAAGAAAGAGGGTGCTTTTGCCACCTGGACTGCTAAGGAAATCCAACAGCTTCTCCCTGACATGGAGGAAGCAAATGGCAACACCTTTGGGGACATCTTTATGCATCATTATGGCATGAAGGAAGAGGGCAACGTCTCTGCTAGCCAG GATATTCATGGAGAGTTGCAAGGCCAAAACGTACTCATCGTGCGTTCATCCCTGGAGCTCACCGCTGCCAAGTTTGGTCTGGATGTTGCACGGGTGCAAACCATTCTTAGCATGTGTCGGGATCGATTATATAAAGCTCGCAGGTTGCGCCCTCCTCCGCAGAGAGACACCAAAATTTTGGCTTCTTGGAATG GTTTAATGCTTTCAGGCTTGGCTCGCTGCGGAGTGATCCTCAGAGATGAAGAGTACATCGAGAGAGCCAAATTGGCAGCTTCTTTCTTGCATGAAAATATGTATGATCTGAAGAGTGGGATATTGTTAAGAAGCTTCTACAAGGGCCATCAACCAAT TGCCGATCTGGTTCCTGGGTTTCTTGATGACTATGCCTTCATGGTCCGAGGTTTACTGGACTTGTATGAAGCGTGTTTGGACCAGTTTTATCTAGAATGGGCTCTACAACTTCAGGACAGGCAAGACCAACTATTTTGGGACGCCAAAGGATCGGGTTATTTCTGTAGCGATGCCAGCGACTCAAGTATTCTACTGCGTTTGAAGGATG ATCAAGATGGAGCAGAGCCCAGCGGAAACTCTGTGTCTGTGGTTAACCTCTTGCGGCTGGCCTGTTACACCGGTCGTACAGAATTTACGGAGAGATCTGGCCAGATACTGGCTGCGTTTTCGGAACGGTTGCTGAAGGTCCCGGCCTCTCTTCCTGAGATGGTTCGGGGAAACATGATCTATCACCAAACAGTCAAACAG GTGGTAGTGTGTGGCGACAAAGAAGATCCAAACACTAGAGAACTGCTGGAAGCTGCACAGAGCATGTATGTTCCTAACAAG
- the spata20 gene encoding spermatogenesis-associated protein 20 isoform X3 yields MLRCVSGLCRARGVLPRATLGFCPSPRNPGHRRGKWRGGEIFEVCKMASGSTQTPTGRVNRLINEKSLYLQQHARNPVDWYPWGQEAFSRAAREMKPIFLSVGYSTCHWCHVMERESFEDEEIGRILNENFICVKVDREERPDIDKVYMTFLQATDSGGGWPMSVWLTPDLRPFVGGTYFPPEDGVRKVSFRTVLLRIVEQWKENRAFLCERSERILSVLQSSSGIDGAAEPPLSLPVQKLCFQQLERIFDEEYGGFGEFPKFPTPVNFSFLFCLWALSKGSPEGTQALHMAVHTLKWMMYGGIHDHIGKGFHRYSTDQTWHVPHFEKMLYDQAQLAVAYAEAFQISGKEIFSDAAHDILQYVLQNLSDDAGGFYSAEDADSLPNAQSKEKKEGAFATWTAKEIQQLLPDMEEANGNTFGDIFMHHYGMKEEGNVSASQDIHGELQGQNVLIVRSSLELTAAKFGLDVARVQTILSMCRDRLYKARRLRPPPQRDTKILASWNGLMLSGLARCGVILRDEEYIERAKLAASFLHENMYDLKSGILLRSFYKGHQPIADLVPGFLDDYAFMVRGLLDLYEACLDQFYLEWALQLQDRQDQLFWDAKGSGYFCSDASDSSILLRLKDDQDGAEPSGNSVSVVNLLRLACYTGRTEFTERSGQILAAFSERLLKVPASLPEMVRGNMIYHQTVKQVVVCGDKEDPNTRELLEAAQSMYVPNKAASQSLVLAASQILKGDVE; encoded by the exons ATGCTTCGCTGTGTGTCCGGCCTGTGCAGGGCAAGGGGGGTTCTGCCCCGGGCTACTCTGGGCTTCTGTCCGTCTCCGAGGAACCCCGGGCACCGCCGTGG GAAGTGGAGAGGAGGTGAGATATTTGAAGTATGCAAGATGGCTTCCGGCAGTACGCAGACGCCAACAGGCCGTGTTAATCGTCTTATCAATGAGAAGTCTCTGTACCTTCAGCAGCATGCACGGAACCCTGTGGACTG GTATCCGTGGGGTCAGGAGGCTTTTAGCAGGGCAGCCAGAGAGATGAAGCCAATATTTCTCTCGG TTGGCTATTCCACCTGCCACTGGTGCCACGTAATGGAGAGAGAATCGTTTGAGGATGAAGAGATTGGACGGATTCTAAATGAGAATTTCATCTGCGTGAAAGTAGATCGGGAGGAGAGGCCGGATATAGACAAGGTGTACATGACATTCCTACAG GCTACTGATAGTGGTGGCGGGTGGCCCATGAGTGTTTGGCTTACACCTGATCTCCGACCTTTTGTGGGCGGGACCTACTTCCCACCTGAAGACGGCGTGCGCAAGGTCAGCTTTCGGACTGTTCTGCTACGGATAGTTGAACAG TGGAAAGAAAACAGGGCCTTTCTATGTGAGAGAAGTGAGCGGATTCTTAGTGTACTACAGAGCAGCTCTGGTATCGACGGAGCAGCAGAGCCTCCACTGAGCCTCCCAGTGCAGAAACTCTGCTTCCAACAGCTGGAAAGAATATTCGATGAGGAGTATGGGGGTTTTGGAGAATTTCCCAAATTTCCCACCCCAG TGAATTTTAGCTTCCTTTTCTGTTTGTGGGCCTTAagtaaaggaagccctgaagggACTCAAGCTCTGCATATGGCAGTCCATACACTGAAATGGATGATGTACGGAGGTATCCATGATCATATTGGAAAG GGCTTTCATCGGTACTCCACTGACCAGACCTGGCATGTGCCTCACTTTGAGAAAATGCTGTATGATCAAGCCCAGTTAGCTGTAGCATATGCAGAAGCCTTTCAG ATATCTGGAAAGGAAATCTTTAGTGACGCTGCCCATGATATACTACAGTACGTGCTTCAAAATCTGAGTGATGAT GCTGGTGGGTTCTACAGCGCAGAGGATGCAGACTCGCTCCCAAATGCCCAGTCCAAGGAAAAGAAAGAGGGTGCTTTTGCCACCTGGACTGCTAAGGAAATCCAACAGCTTCTCCCTGACATGGAGGAAGCAAATGGCAACACCTTTGGGGACATCTTTATGCATCATTATGGCATGAAGGAAGAGGGCAACGTCTCTGCTAGCCAG GATATTCATGGAGAGTTGCAAGGCCAAAACGTACTCATCGTGCGTTCATCCCTGGAGCTCACCGCTGCCAAGTTTGGTCTGGATGTTGCACGGGTGCAAACCATTCTTAGCATGTGTCGGGATCGATTATATAAAGCTCGCAGGTTGCGCCCTCCTCCGCAGAGAGACACCAAAATTTTGGCTTCTTGGAATG GTTTAATGCTTTCAGGCTTGGCTCGCTGCGGAGTGATCCTCAGAGATGAAGAGTACATCGAGAGAGCCAAATTGGCAGCTTCTTTCTTGCATGAAAATATGTATGATCTGAAGAGTGGGATATTGTTAAGAAGCTTCTACAAGGGCCATCAACCAAT TGCCGATCTGGTTCCTGGGTTTCTTGATGACTATGCCTTCATGGTCCGAGGTTTACTGGACTTGTATGAAGCGTGTTTGGACCAGTTTTATCTAGAATGGGCTCTACAACTTCAGGACAGGCAAGACCAACTATTTTGGGACGCCAAAGGATCGGGTTATTTCTGTAGCGATGCCAGCGACTCAAGTATTCTACTGCGTTTGAAGGATG ATCAAGATGGAGCAGAGCCCAGCGGAAACTCTGTGTCTGTGGTTAACCTCTTGCGGCTGGCCTGTTACACCGGTCGTACAGAATTTACGGAGAGATCTGGCCAGATACTGGCTGCGTTTTCGGAACGGTTGCTGAAGGTCCCGGCCTCTCTTCCTGAGATGGTTCGGGGAAACATGATCTATCACCAAACAGTCAAACAG GTGGTAGTGTGTGGCGACAAAGAAGATCCAAACACTAGAGAACTGCTGGAAGCTGCACAGAGCATGTATGTTCCTAACAAG
- the spata20 gene encoding spermatogenesis-associated protein 20 isoform X2: MASGSTQTPTGRVNRLINEKSLYLQQHARNPVDWYPWGQEAFSRAAREMKPIFLSVGYSTCHWCHVMERESFEDEEIGRILNENFICVKVDREERPDIDKVYMTFLQATDSGGGWPMSVWLTPDLRPFVGGTYFPPEDGVRKVSFRTVLLRIVEQWKENRAFLCERSERILSVLQSSSGIDGAAEPPLSLPVQKLCFQQLERIFDEEYGGFGEFPKFPTPVNFSFLFCLWALSKGSPEGTQALHMAVHTLKWMMYGGIHDHIGKGFHRYSTDQTWHVPHFEKMLYDQAQLAVAYAEAFQISGKEIFSDAAHDILQYVLQNLSDDAGGFYSAEDADSLPNAQSKEKKEGAFATWTAKEIQQLLPDMEEANGNTFGDIFMHHYGMKEEGNVSASQDIHGELQGQNVLIVRSSLELTAAKFGLDVARVQTILSMCRDRLYKARRLRPPPQRDTKILASWNGLMLSGLARCGVILRDEEYIERAKLAASFLHENMYDLKSGILLRSFYKGHQPIADLVPGFLDDYAFMVRGLLDLYEACLDQFYLEWALQLQDRQDQLFWDAKGSGYFCSDASDSSILLRLKDDQDGAEPSGNSVSVVNLLRLACYTGRTEFTERSGQILAAFSERLLKVPASLPEMVRGNMIYHQTVKQVVVCGDKEDPNTRELLEAAQSMYVPNKVLILADRTQTSFLYSHLPFLLSLEQKDGKATAYVCENFTCSLPTTSPADLRTMLAPSGTQRSRPL; encoded by the exons ATGGCTTCCGGCAGTACGCAGACGCCAACAGGCCGTGTTAATCGTCTTATCAATGAGAAGTCTCTGTACCTTCAGCAGCATGCACGGAACCCTGTGGACTG GTATCCGTGGGGTCAGGAGGCTTTTAGCAGGGCAGCCAGAGAGATGAAGCCAATATTTCTCTCGG TTGGCTATTCCACCTGCCACTGGTGCCACGTAATGGAGAGAGAATCGTTTGAGGATGAAGAGATTGGACGGATTCTAAATGAGAATTTCATCTGCGTGAAAGTAGATCGGGAGGAGAGGCCGGATATAGACAAGGTGTACATGACATTCCTACAG GCTACTGATAGTGGTGGCGGGTGGCCCATGAGTGTTTGGCTTACACCTGATCTCCGACCTTTTGTGGGCGGGACCTACTTCCCACCTGAAGACGGCGTGCGCAAGGTCAGCTTTCGGACTGTTCTGCTACGGATAGTTGAACAG TGGAAAGAAAACAGGGCCTTTCTATGTGAGAGAAGTGAGCGGATTCTTAGTGTACTACAGAGCAGCTCTGGTATCGACGGAGCAGCAGAGCCTCCACTGAGCCTCCCAGTGCAGAAACTCTGCTTCCAACAGCTGGAAAGAATATTCGATGAGGAGTATGGGGGTTTTGGAGAATTTCCCAAATTTCCCACCCCAG TGAATTTTAGCTTCCTTTTCTGTTTGTGGGCCTTAagtaaaggaagccctgaagggACTCAAGCTCTGCATATGGCAGTCCATACACTGAAATGGATGATGTACGGAGGTATCCATGATCATATTGGAAAG GGCTTTCATCGGTACTCCACTGACCAGACCTGGCATGTGCCTCACTTTGAGAAAATGCTGTATGATCAAGCCCAGTTAGCTGTAGCATATGCAGAAGCCTTTCAG ATATCTGGAAAGGAAATCTTTAGTGACGCTGCCCATGATATACTACAGTACGTGCTTCAAAATCTGAGTGATGAT GCTGGTGGGTTCTACAGCGCAGAGGATGCAGACTCGCTCCCAAATGCCCAGTCCAAGGAAAAGAAAGAGGGTGCTTTTGCCACCTGGACTGCTAAGGAAATCCAACAGCTTCTCCCTGACATGGAGGAAGCAAATGGCAACACCTTTGGGGACATCTTTATGCATCATTATGGCATGAAGGAAGAGGGCAACGTCTCTGCTAGCCAG GATATTCATGGAGAGTTGCAAGGCCAAAACGTACTCATCGTGCGTTCATCCCTGGAGCTCACCGCTGCCAAGTTTGGTCTGGATGTTGCACGGGTGCAAACCATTCTTAGCATGTGTCGGGATCGATTATATAAAGCTCGCAGGTTGCGCCCTCCTCCGCAGAGAGACACCAAAATTTTGGCTTCTTGGAATG GTTTAATGCTTTCAGGCTTGGCTCGCTGCGGAGTGATCCTCAGAGATGAAGAGTACATCGAGAGAGCCAAATTGGCAGCTTCTTTCTTGCATGAAAATATGTATGATCTGAAGAGTGGGATATTGTTAAGAAGCTTCTACAAGGGCCATCAACCAAT TGCCGATCTGGTTCCTGGGTTTCTTGATGACTATGCCTTCATGGTCCGAGGTTTACTGGACTTGTATGAAGCGTGTTTGGACCAGTTTTATCTAGAATGGGCTCTACAACTTCAGGACAGGCAAGACCAACTATTTTGGGACGCCAAAGGATCGGGTTATTTCTGTAGCGATGCCAGCGACTCAAGTATTCTACTGCGTTTGAAGGATG ATCAAGATGGAGCAGAGCCCAGCGGAAACTCTGTGTCTGTGGTTAACCTCTTGCGGCTGGCCTGTTACACCGGTCGTACAGAATTTACGGAGAGATCTGGCCAGATACTGGCTGCGTTTTCGGAACGGTTGCTGAAGGTCCCGGCCTCTCTTCCTGAGATGGTTCGGGGAAACATGATCTATCACCAAACAGTCAAACAG GTGGTAGTGTGTGGCGACAAAGAAGATCCAAACACTAGAGAACTGCTGGAAGCTGCACAGAGCATGTATGTTCCTAACAAG